Proteins encoded in a region of the Oscarella lobularis chromosome 17, ooOscLobu1.1, whole genome shotgun sequence genome:
- the LOC136197462 gene encoding elongin-C, with amino-acid sequence MAEGEGTNSAAAKGSAYGGCEGPEAMYVKLISSDGHEFIIKRDHALTSGTIKAMLSGPGQFSENETNEVNFREIPSHVLMKVCEYFTYKVRYTNSSTEIPEFPIAPEIALELLMAANFLDC; translated from the exons atgGCCGAGGGCGAGGGAACGAACTCCGCAGCGGCGAAAGGCTCTGCCTACGGTGGCTGCGAGGGTCCCGAAGCAATGTACGTCAAGCTGATTTCGAGCGACGGGCACGAATTCATCATCAAACGCGatcacgctctgacgtcggGCACAATCAAAGCCATGCTCAGCGGGCCGGGTCAGTTTTCGgagaacgagacgaacgagGTCAATTTTCGCGAGATTCC ATCCCACGTCCTGATGAAAGTGTGCGAGTATTTCACCTACAAGGTGCGCTACACGAACAGCAGCACGGAAATCCCGGAGTTCCCGATCGCACCCGAAATTGCCTTGGAGTTGCTCATGGCAGCCAATTTTCTCGATTGTTGA